In the genome of Tannockella kyphosi, one region contains:
- a CDS encoding PD-(D/E)XK nuclease family protein — MKKITSYDFNLSARTIFQDCLKHLESKPFDQFVFICDDLEAMEEMCLQYTSTLFSIECMHFNQFINQLLAYNHIRKTKIEALEARMMIRELLKKEDTLFTTTLATSKDFYHLFQELSLLEDIQDSLNDPKTAQIIELYYKFLASIPKENYFQVLDCFEQIKCPIHTHYVFLSTTIFNPKTMHLLEQIDITNNVTMVIPYHPDNQTSSIYQPYIQNSTCLTSNSDALTKQLFSNDTNKIENNPCFEALCQTTPNHEIQAIVCHIQELVIEKGIQYKDISIYYPNSSYASLLQETLTLFSIPFNQVVRNKDNTMIPSLVMFLKYIHTNKEQDLINFLDTQVVYLPKNNQYKLQWQNIHTIEDEDYINLKENWLTNYITPLKQAKTMQEISSQLILFVEQFYSSTENKKVLIKYLETLKKEYPIQLKEYSILLQEKTITLHKDTTMQDHIHLFSSNEPYAGLVSSKYIYLVGNNETVLPPLMKDVSLLLNKQRVGIPNLDTTFDQSKKEQNNIIPLFSYFPTKYILSYALSTIDGQTLLKSSLINQLEKIYTLPYLDSNKLLIHPLLAQNYHLTNNIDKELSIYPSIYQFMESNNQPEAIQSIAPETLSPSQLEVYNGCPYKYFYQHVIKLRARENHLIQSNEIGSLVHHLLDVNKNLFSSKQITKTTSLDDLVEKLQEQINDYLLTNHTLYKKAQIAQNKFFLEMLPKDIAVTIYVLRMHIQAGNYQISETEKRMLHTYDQYTLKGFVDRIDTVDDFIKVIDYKSSNKELDLSLAMQGFNIQMLLYMDMLVKQTGNKPGATLYFNTKKRVLKSKNILEPEDFDSFLDEYKMQGYTHPDSIEEIDNSGGKSSIIDVNYVKSRAEYSGKIMDEENFSKLMEYIHYHIEVIYEKMTEGNIEIKPKRSYNTTTDSLVNPCGYCSYRSLCRYDLFYNDDQMVTKEKVDAQMIGGADNEA; from the coding sequence ATGAAGAAAATAACTAGCTATGATTTTAATTTAAGTGCTCGTACTATTTTTCAAGATTGTTTAAAACATCTTGAATCAAAGCCATTTGATCAATTTGTTTTTATATGTGATGATCTTGAAGCAATGGAAGAAATGTGTTTACAATATACTTCCACTCTTTTTTCGATTGAATGCATGCATTTTAATCAATTTATTAATCAATTACTAGCTTACAACCATATCAGAAAAACAAAAATAGAAGCATTAGAAGCACGTATGATGATTCGTGAATTACTAAAAAAAGAAGATACACTATTTACTACTACCTTAGCTACCAGCAAAGATTTCTATCACTTATTTCAAGAACTATCTTTATTAGAAGATATCCAAGATTCACTGAACGATCCAAAAACAGCACAGATTATTGAGTTATATTATAAATTCTTAGCATCTATCCCAAAAGAAAATTACTTCCAAGTATTAGATTGTTTTGAACAAATAAAATGTCCTATTCATACTCATTATGTATTTCTTAGCACCACTATTTTTAACCCTAAAACAATGCATCTCTTAGAACAAATAGACATAACAAATAATGTAACAATGGTTATTCCTTACCATCCAGATAATCAAACAAGTAGCATCTATCAACCATATATTCAAAATAGTACTTGTTTAACTTCTAATAGTGATGCTTTAACAAAACAACTATTTTCTAATGATACAAACAAAATAGAAAATAACCCCTGTTTTGAAGCTCTTTGTCAAACAACTCCTAACCATGAAATTCAAGCAATTGTTTGTCATATCCAAGAGTTAGTAATCGAAAAAGGTATTCAATATAAAGATATTTCTATCTACTATCCAAATAGTAGCTATGCTTCTCTTTTGCAAGAAACACTTACTTTATTTTCTATTCCTTTTAATCAAGTAGTTAGAAACAAAGATAATACGATGATTCCTTCTTTAGTTATGTTTTTAAAATATATTCATACAAATAAGGAACAAGATCTAATTAATTTTTTAGATACGCAGGTTGTCTATTTACCTAAAAATAACCAATATAAATTACAATGGCAAAATATACATACAATAGAAGATGAAGATTATATAAATTTAAAAGAGAATTGGTTAACAAACTACATTACTCCTTTAAAACAAGCAAAAACAATGCAAGAAATATCTTCTCAACTTATTCTATTTGTAGAACAATTTTATAGTTCTACAGAAAATAAAAAGGTGCTTATTAAATATTTAGAAACACTAAAAAAAGAATATCCTATTCAATTAAAAGAATATAGTATTCTATTACAAGAAAAAACAATAACATTACACAAAGATACTACCATGCAAGATCATATTCATTTATTTTCTTCCAATGAACCTTATGCTGGTTTAGTAAGTAGTAAATATATTTATTTAGTAGGTAACAATGAAACAGTATTACCACCATTAATGAAAGATGTTAGTTTATTATTAAACAAACAAAGAGTAGGTATTCCAAATTTAGATACTACCTTTGATCAAAGTAAAAAAGAACAAAATAATATCATTCCATTATTTAGTTATTTCCCTACAAAATATATCTTAAGCTATGCATTATCTACTATTGATGGACAAACTTTATTAAAATCTTCTCTTATAAATCAACTTGAAAAGATATATACCTTACCATATCTTGATAGCAATAAATTATTAATTCATCCCCTATTAGCACAAAACTATCATTTAACAAATAATATCGATAAAGAACTATCTATTTATCCCTCTATTTATCAATTTATGGAAAGCAATAACCAACCAGAAGCAATCCAATCCATTGCTCCTGAAACACTTTCTCCTAGTCAATTAGAAGTATATAATGGGTGTCCTTATAAATACTTTTATCAACATGTTATTAAATTACGTGCTAGAGAAAACCATTTGATTCAATCAAATGAAATTGGTAGTTTAGTTCATCATTTATTGGATGTAAATAAAAATTTATTTAGTAGCAAACAAATAACAAAAACCACTTCTTTAGATGATCTTGTAGAAAAACTACAAGAACAAATAAATGATTATCTTTTAACAAATCATACACTCTACAAAAAGGCACAAATAGCACAAAATAAATTCTTTTTAGAAATGTTACCAAAAGATATTGCGGTTACTATTTATGTACTTCGTATGCATATACAAGCTGGAAATTATCAAATTAGTGAAACAGAAAAAAGAATGTTACATACCTATGATCAATATACTTTAAAAGGCTTTGTTGATCGTATTGATACTGTCGATGACTTTATTAAAGTAATTGATTATAAATCAAGTAATAAAGAATTAGACTTATCTTTAGCAATGCAAGGATTTAATATTCAAATGTTATTATACATGGATATGTTAGTAAAACAGACAGGTAATAAACCAGGTGCTACGTTATATTTTAATACAAAAAAACGTGTATTAAAATCCAAGAATATTTTAGAGCCAGAAGATTTTGATAGTTTCTTAGATGAATATAAAATGCAAGGTTATACCCATCCTGATAGTATTGAAGAAATTGATAATAGTGGTGGTAAGTCATCTATTATTGATGTTAACTATGTTAAATCAAGAGCGGAGTATAGTGGTAAGATAATGGATGAAGAAAACTTTAGTAAGTTAATGGAATATATTCATTATCATATTGAAGTAATTTATGAAAAGATGACAGAAGGAAATATTGAAATAAAACCAAAACGTAGTTATAACACTACTACAGATTCATTAGTTAATCCTTGTGGATATTGTAGTTATCGTAGTTTATGTCGTTATGATTTATTTTATAATGATGATCAAATGGTAACAAAAGAAAAAGTAGATGCACAAATGATAGGAGGAGCAGATAATGAAGCCTAG
- a CDS encoding UvrD-helicase domain-containing protein: MKPSEFNEEQAQAIDTRDCSILVSAPAGSGKTKILVRRILSLLKDDFYNIDQLLVLTFTKPAAYEMKQRLQNDLLVEIKNSTDPKVKTHLLKQKDHLDAAYITNFHGFCNLLLQQYGYLLELSSDFTICSDNAGIKNKILDQCLDQWVKDSTFKEFIQTYYTEYRFTKFRENFLALDTLYTTTYEFVEYMEEMKANFYNPMIQKDEFSNWKNYPILKDIVAYKLSLAYNKIIELHQFCLENGLSDFTVNPKADTEKKVLPTPYQSLLDWHIACKKLLETEGVEALLKANLKPINASKMSWNEDTSPYKSNYTTKKGAIRTDFYKSLQSYVFENPLAFSETLEVSLQAIDYFSSLVVEFEKAFSTYKQEENVLDFNDLEKYALKLLDKSYGVSDELYHKLKEIMIDEYQDTNQIQETLLSKIANYQNPSIPCFMVGDMKQSIYRFRQADPRIFKEKYDRYIDDDPTTKRIDLLFNYRSNKVVLDSINYIFNQIMDTRIGGLEYLKDDSAKLNYDYLRKEKATDTSELEALTNCVNARYKKEDRFHTEVLLTCKTSSNEVQKEEYEAILVAKRIKELTENMYLDDQDGQKYVTRYKDIVVLMRSTTQFVTFKKVFDRYGIPNNMILSQGFLTAPEVIDCIYALQAINQPYDDIAFTSLLTGNYLFSGFKEDWIVKIKDVEASSMYQKVVKYQELEPDKKVADFLAYHSELQSYSKAHSCYETLSKFLKDSHYMLFVSALINGVQRVANLELLLEKTDNYKNGTLYMMVQDFLKQIEQEVKLSPGVLLSTKNDAVTFTTIHKSKGLEYPIVFVSQMHKEFNFLDLQASLLFDRNAGMTTKPRLSHELLFQGKIVYEFENTYHKILSTLIRNEIVNEEMRILYVALTRASQKIICTGCIKEPQDFITYINRAVNNNDDVIHHDDQNILLYDNCRDQKTYLDWMMASIARHPNFIEQCIQENLVHLNDTILETLHQKALALKTYPTDNDVFTNTAHAKFFVDYIPDYILDEYKPTSNIKTNIDYPHYHRIKAFQYPHPTSLQKTIGVTSKIEDGNREYHSYDKKAELLLSASETGTLVHHVFEVLEFKQEMNLGKQLNDICDIYYNEKQRTVIEKYQNNIQKFFESDLYQEILLSDVIYKEKHFTLLDDDKQIIHGIFDLICIKDQTIHIIDYKTDRLKEDTNDDILMNAHLPQMNYYRKMMEKAYPSYTIKTTVYYLHINRYVSN; this comes from the coding sequence ATGAAGCCTAGTGAATTTAATGAAGAACAAGCACAAGCAATTGATACTCGTGATTGCTCCATTTTAGTCAGTGCTCCTGCCGGTTCTGGTAAAACAAAAATTCTAGTACGTCGTATTTTATCTTTATTAAAAGATGATTTTTATAATATTGATCAATTATTAGTACTAACCTTTACAAAACCAGCTGCTTATGAAATGAAACAACGTTTACAAAATGATTTGTTAGTTGAAATAAAAAATAGTACGGATCCAAAAGTAAAAACTCACTTATTAAAACAAAAAGATCATTTAGATGCTGCTTATATTACTAATTTCCATGGTTTCTGTAATTTATTATTACAACAATATGGTTATCTTTTAGAATTATCTAGTGATTTTACAATATGTAGCGATAATGCTGGTATTAAAAATAAAATACTTGATCAATGTCTTGATCAATGGGTAAAAGATAGTACTTTTAAAGAATTTATCCAAACCTATTATACAGAATATCGTTTTACAAAGTTTAGAGAAAACTTTCTAGCATTAGATACCTTATATACTACTACTTATGAATTTGTTGAATACATGGAAGAAATGAAAGCAAACTTCTATAATCCAATGATTCAAAAAGATGAGTTTTCTAATTGGAAGAATTATCCTATCTTAAAAGATATTGTTGCTTACAAACTTTCTTTAGCTTATAACAAAATTATTGAATTACATCAATTTTGTTTAGAGAATGGGCTTAGTGATTTTACTGTAAATCCTAAGGCAGATACTGAAAAAAAAGTACTACCAACACCTTATCAAAGTTTGTTAGATTGGCATATAGCATGTAAGAAGCTATTAGAAACAGAAGGTGTAGAAGCATTACTAAAAGCAAATTTAAAGCCAATAAACGCTAGTAAGATGTCTTGGAATGAAGATACAAGCCCCTATAAATCGAATTATACAACTAAAAAAGGAGCTATTCGTACAGACTTTTATAAAAGTCTTCAAAGTTATGTTTTTGAAAACCCACTAGCATTTAGTGAAACACTAGAAGTTTCTTTGCAAGCTATTGATTATTTTTCATCTTTAGTTGTTGAATTTGAAAAAGCTTTTTCTACTTATAAACAAGAAGAAAATGTTTTAGATTTTAATGACTTAGAAAAATATGCTTTAAAACTATTAGATAAATCATATGGTGTTAGTGATGAATTGTATCATAAATTAAAAGAAATTATGATTGATGAATATCAAGATACAAATCAAATTCAAGAAACACTACTATCTAAAATAGCAAACTATCAAAATCCTTCTATACCCTGTTTTATGGTTGGAGATATGAAACAATCTATTTATCGTTTTAGACAAGCAGATCCTCGTATTTTTAAAGAAAAATATGATCGTTATATTGATGATGACCCTACTACTAAAAGAATTGATTTATTATTTAATTATCGTTCTAATAAAGTAGTACTTGATAGTATTAATTATATTTTTAATCAAATTATGGATACTCGTATTGGTGGTTTAGAATATTTAAAAGATGATAGCGCTAAATTAAATTATGATTATTTACGTAAAGAAAAAGCGACTGATACAAGTGAATTAGAAGCACTTACTAATTGTGTGAATGCTCGTTATAAAAAGGAAGATCGTTTTCATACGGAAGTATTATTAACTTGTAAAACTTCTTCTAATGAAGTTCAAAAAGAAGAGTATGAAGCTATTTTAGTTGCTAAAAGAATTAAAGAATTAACGGAAAATATGTATTTAGATGATCAAGATGGTCAAAAGTATGTAACTAGATATAAAGATATTGTTGTTTTAATGCGTAGTACTACTCAGTTTGTTACTTTTAAAAAGGTTTTTGATCGTTATGGAATTCCTAACAATATGATTCTTTCACAAGGTTTCTTAACTGCGCCAGAAGTAATTGATTGTATCTATGCTTTGCAAGCAATTAATCAACCTTATGATGATATTGCCTTTACAAGCTTGTTAACTGGAAATTATCTGTTCTCTGGATTTAAAGAAGATTGGATTGTTAAAATAAAAGATGTGGAAGCATCTAGTATGTATCAAAAGGTAGTAAAATATCAAGAATTAGAACCAGATAAAAAGGTTGCTGATTTCTTAGCTTACCATAGTGAGTTACAGTCTTATAGTAAAGCTCATTCTTGTTATGAAACACTTTCTAAATTCTTAAAAGATAGTCACTATATGTTATTTGTTTCTGCACTTATTAACGGTGTTCAAAGAGTAGCAAATTTAGAACTGCTATTAGAAAAAACAGATAACTATAAAAATGGTACCCTCTATATGATGGTACAAGATTTTTTAAAACAAATAGAACAAGAAGTTAAATTATCACCTGGTGTTTTATTATCAACTAAAAATGACGCAGTCACTTTTACTACTATTCATAAATCAAAAGGACTTGAATATCCTATTGTATTTGTTTCACAAATGCATAAAGAATTTAATTTTTTAGATTTACAAGCAAGCTTGTTATTTGATCGAAATGCCGGTATGACAACAAAACCACGCCTTAGTCATGAGCTTCTTTTCCAAGGAAAAATAGTCTATGAATTTGAGAATACTTATCATAAAATACTATCAACCTTAATAAGAAATGAAATAGTAAATGAAGAAATGCGTATTTTATATGTTGCTTTAACTCGTGCTTCTCAAAAAATAATATGTACAGGATGTATCAAAGAACCTCAAGATTTTATCACTTATATAAATAGAGCTGTCAACAATAATGATGATGTAATTCATCATGATGACCAAAATATTTTATTGTATGATAATTGTCGTGATCAAAAAACATACTTAGATTGGATGATGGCTTCTATTGCTCGTCACCCCAACTTTATCGAACAATGCATTCAAGAAAATTTAGTTCATCTAAATGATACTATTTTAGAAACATTGCACCAAAAAGCATTAGCTCTAAAAACATATCCTACCGATAATGATGTTTTCACAAATACTGCTCACGCTAAATTCTTCGTAGATTATATTCCTGATTATATATTAGATGAATATAAGCCAACATCGAACATAAAAACCAACATTGATTATCCTCACTATCATCGTATAAAAGCATTCCAATACCCTCATCCAACATCTCTGCAAAAAACAATTGGTGTAACTAGTAAAATAGAAGATGGAAATAGAGAATATCATTCTTATGATAAAAAGGCAGAACTTTTATTAAGTGCTAGTGAAACTGGGACTTTGGTGCATCATGTTTTTGAAGTGTTAGAATTCAAACAAGAAATGAATTTAGGGAAACAATTAAATGATATTTGTGATATTTACTATAATGAAAAACAAAGAACGGTAATAGAAAAATATCAAAACAATATTCAAAAATTCTTTGAAAGTGATTTATATCAAGAAATATTACTATCTGATGTTATTTATAAAGAAAAACATTTTACATTACTTGATGATGACAAACAGATTATTCATGGTATCTTTGACTTAATTTGCATAAAAGATCAAACCATCCATATTATTGACTATAAAACAGATCGTTTAAAAGAAGATACAAACGATGATATTTTAATGAATGCTCATTTACCACAAATGAACTATTATCGTAAAATGATGGAAAAAGCATATCCATCCTATACTATTAAAACTACTGTATATTACTTACATATCAATCGATATGTAAGTAATTAG
- a CDS encoding ISL3 family transposase, translating into MNDDTLTMSICRDDILQLFNLEAKRIDSFEIRPTLFNELEIHVKLSRCYQTCPCCHNKTNTVKDYVPKKITHSLLHSKPTYIFYNARRYRCKICGKSFYEENPFTHEKARISALTVYNVIEEFKSPRATFSDVAARYHISTTSVINLFDQHVSVARKTLPRYLCLDENYAFKYDKSNYCFVLVDLLTKDVVDILPSRKKLDLLRYFEAIPLEEREGVELVVSDCWKTYRDVAKKMLPNSKFVVDKYHILADLTKRVDRIRIDVMNENYVKISAKELDALPPDKKAEIIQKKHTYYVLKKFNWLIHTNHKKKKKRENGKIIEYYALDPNNEKKYNYALSKFLNFYDLYDLVYHCDPRLTEAVELKESLVRFYKQSTYKNAKHNLDEVIKEFEESTLPDMRKYASTLKEWKKGIIHSFIPIDSPVPRTATNAIIENRNKLIKDIKRGGNGFRCWPRFRNRILFALNSESTMHLNPIKKEKQQDT; encoded by the coding sequence ATGAATGATGATACTCTCACTATGTCCATTTGCCGTGATGACATCTTACAGTTATTCAATTTAGAAGCAAAACGTATTGATAGCTTTGAAATACGTCCTACTTTGTTTAATGAATTAGAAATTCATGTAAAACTAAGCCGATGTTATCAAACATGTCCATGTTGTCATAATAAGACCAATACTGTAAAAGACTATGTTCCTAAAAAAATCACACATTCCTTACTACACTCTAAACCGACCTATATCTTCTATAACGCTAGAAGATATCGTTGTAAAATATGTGGAAAATCATTCTATGAAGAAAATCCGTTCACCCATGAAAAAGCAAGAATTTCTGCCTTGACCGTATATAATGTCATTGAAGAATTCAAAAGTCCTAGAGCTACTTTTAGTGATGTTGCTGCACGTTATCATATTTCTACTACCTCCGTAATCAATTTGTTTGATCAACATGTTTCTGTAGCCAGAAAAACTCTTCCTAGATACTTGTGCCTGGACGAAAATTATGCGTTCAAATATGACAAGAGTAACTACTGTTTTGTCCTCGTTGATTTACTAACCAAGGATGTTGTTGATATATTACCTTCACGTAAAAAGTTAGATCTATTACGTTACTTTGAAGCTATCCCTTTAGAGGAAAGAGAAGGTGTTGAACTCGTTGTTTCTGACTGTTGGAAAACATATCGTGATGTAGCTAAAAAGATGTTACCCAATAGTAAGTTTGTAGTAGATAAGTATCATATTCTAGCCGATCTTACAAAACGTGTAGATCGTATACGTATTGATGTTATGAATGAAAACTATGTGAAGATTAGTGCAAAAGAATTAGACGCTCTACCGCCTGATAAGAAAGCAGAAATCATTCAAAAGAAACATACATACTATGTATTAAAGAAATTCAATTGGTTAATCCATACCAATCATAAGAAAAAGAAAAAAAGAGAAAATGGAAAGATAATTGAATACTATGCTTTAGACCCTAATAATGAAAAGAAATATAACTATGCATTAAGTAAGTTCCTTAACTTTTATGATTTATATGACCTTGTCTATCATTGTGATCCTAGATTAACAGAAGCAGTAGAACTAAAGGAATCTCTGGTTCGATTTTATAAGCAATCAACCTATAAGAATGCAAAACATAATCTAGATGAAGTGATTAAAGAATTTGAAGAAAGTACCCTCCCAGACATGAGAAAATATGCTTCTACATTAAAAGAATGGAAGAAAGGAATCATCCATTCATTTATACCTATAGATTCCCCTGTTCCTAGAACTGCAACCAATGCGATTATAGAAAATAGAAATAAACTAATCAAAGATATTAAACGTGGTGGTAACGGATTCCGTTGTTGGCCAAGATTCCGTAATCGTATACTCTTTGCCCTAAATAGCGAAAGCACCATGCATCTCAATCCAATAAAAAAAGAGAAACAACAAGATACCTAG
- a CDS encoding DUF6431 domain-containing protein, which translates to MIHVNSKNFNTTTTNIQQYFIDFYQSIPLEELTCPNCGARLIRYGTYSRTLKTNGKSNSIQIQRVCCTNIYCTCRHHALIPSVLLPGCQLLSKDIFAILHAYHTHSTYDTILSTNPLLDLRWIQHIIHRFINYCSIESISILSNNTFLENYYYHYSRGFMISPHYSYCFYTIPT; encoded by the coding sequence ATGATACATGTAAATTCAAAGAACTTCAATACTACTACTACAAATATTCAACAATATTTTATTGATTTCTATCAATCTATTCCTTTAGAAGAACTTACTTGTCCAAATTGTGGTGCTAGACTTATTCGTTATGGTACGTATTCACGTACTTTAAAAACAAATGGAAAATCTAATTCTATACAAATTCAAAGAGTATGTTGTACGAATATTTATTGTACTTGTCGTCATCATGCATTGATTCCTTCTGTATTACTTCCTGGTTGTCAATTACTATCAAAAGACATATTTGCGATTCTTCATGCTTATCATACACATAGTACTTATGATACTATTCTTTCTACCAATCCATTATTGGACTTACGTTGGATCCAACATATTATTCATCGCTTTATTAACTACTGTTCTATAGAAAGTATCTCGATACTTTCTAATAATACATTTCTTGAAAATTACTATTATCATTATTCTAGAGGATTTATGATAAGTCCTCATTATTCCTATTGTTTTTATACTATACCAACATAG
- a CDS encoding NAD(+) synthase, which produces MKDGYIRIGASSFDTSITNVIDNVQKIKENISKAYQNNAKILIFPELCITGYTCEDLFLQETLLHQAKKGLDDVIDYTKSYDMVVCVGLPYVHKNDLYNVAAIIHQGNLLGFIPKQHIPNYQEFYEARRFKACPSENTYTCYRNQQIPFGNKFIFQNRLNKDICLGIEICEDVWLPNAPSNQLVLEGATLILNLSASNEITTKASYRRSMIQSQSAKGLCGYVYCNAGNGESSTDVVFSGHHLLCENGTILAESEMFEPSTIYADFDVKKLNSERRKMTTFSSSNEYETIYFQSTNIDLSLERFYDPHPFVPSDSSKRQIRCKEVFDIQIYALMQRLKATKIDKVVIGISGGLDSTLALLVCTMAFQKMNLPTSNIYAITMPCFGTTSRTKNNALGLMDHLKVTSLTIDITKSVEVQFTDLQQDPTIHDITYENVQARTRTQILMNKANQIGGLVIGTGDLSEVALGWSTYNGDHMSMYAINVSVPKTLVRYLVDYVSSMYPNSEIYTILQDILDTPVSPELLPAKENEIVQKTEDIVGPYELHDFFLYHMIRFGDRPRKIYRKTQIAFSKKYDNETIIKWLTLYYRRFFTQQFKRSCIPDGPKVGSVSLSPRGDLRMPSDASYHLWLEELKKIDT; this is translated from the coding sequence ATGAAAGATGGTTATATCCGTATCGGAGCTAGTAGCTTCGATACTAGTATTACAAATGTAATAGACAATGTTCAAAAAATAAAAGAAAATATTTCAAAAGCTTATCAAAATAATGCAAAGATTTTAATCTTTCCTGAATTATGTATTACAGGATATACTTGTGAAGATCTTTTTTTACAAGAAACCTTATTACATCAAGCAAAAAAAGGATTAGATGATGTTATAGATTATACTAAATCATACGATATGGTTGTTTGTGTTGGTTTACCTTATGTTCATAAAAATGATCTTTATAATGTTGCTGCAATCATCCATCAAGGAAATCTCTTAGGATTTATTCCAAAACAACACATCCCAAATTATCAAGAATTTTATGAAGCAAGAAGATTCAAAGCTTGCCCAAGTGAAAATACATATACTTGTTATCGTAACCAACAAATACCTTTTGGAAATAAATTTATTTTCCAAAATAGACTTAACAAAGATATTTGTTTAGGAATAGAAATTTGTGAAGATGTTTGGTTACCAAATGCACCAAGTAATCAATTAGTATTAGAAGGAGCAACTCTAATTTTAAATTTATCAGCTAGTAATGAAATTACTACAAAAGCAAGCTATCGTCGTAGCATGATTCAATCTCAAAGTGCTAAAGGACTATGTGGATATGTTTATTGTAATGCGGGTAATGGAGAATCTTCAACTGATGTGGTATTTAGTGGACATCATTTGTTATGTGAAAACGGGACTATTTTAGCAGAAAGCGAAATGTTTGAACCAAGTACTATTTACGCTGATTTTGATGTTAAAAAATTAAATAGCGAACGTCGCAAGATGACAACTTTTAGTTCTAGTAATGAGTATGAAACTATTTACTTTCAATCTACAAATATTGATTTATCTTTAGAACGCTTTTATGATCCACATCCATTTGTACCTAGTGATAGTTCAAAAAGACAAATCCGTTGTAAAGAAGTCTTTGATATTCAAATATATGCATTAATGCAACGATTAAAAGCCACTAAAATAGATAAAGTAGTAATTGGTATTTCAGGTGGTTTAGATTCAACGCTAGCCTTACTTGTTTGTACAATGGCTTTTCAAAAAATGAACTTACCAACTTCAAATATTTATGCCATTACAATGCCTTGCTTTGGTACGACTAGTCGCACCAAAAATAATGCGCTTGGTTTAATGGATCATTTAAAAGTAACTAGTTTAACTATTGATATTACCAAATCAGTAGAAGTTCAATTCACTGATTTACAACAAGATCCAACAATTCATGATATAACTTATGAAAATGTTCAAGCTAGAACTCGTACTCAAATACTAATGAATAAAGCCAATCAAATTGGTGGATTAGTAATTGGAACAGGTGATTTATCAGAAGTAGCTTTAGGTTGGTCCACTTATAATGGTGACCATATGTCAATGTATGCTATCAATGTCTCTGTACCAAAAACATTAGTTCGTTATTTAGTAGATTACGTATCAAGCATGTATCCAAACAGTGAAATTTATACTATTTTACAAGATATCCTAGATACTCCAGTTTCACCAGAACTACTTCCTGCCAAAGAAAATGAAATAGTTCAAAAAACAGAAGATATCGTAGGTCCTTATGAATTACATGATTTCTTTTTATATCATATGATTCGTTTTGGAGATCGTCCTCGTAAAATATATCGTAAAACACAGATTGCTTTTTCTAAAAAATATGATAATGAAACAATTATTAAATGGTTAACCCTATATTATCGTCGTTTCTTTACCCAACAATTTAAACGTAGCTGTATACCAGATGGTCCAAAAGTAGGAAGTGTTTCCCTTTCCCCTCGTGGTGACTTACGTATGCCTAGTGATGCAAGTTATCACTTATGGTTAGAAGAATTAAAAAAGATAGATACATGA
- a CDS encoding restriction endonuclease — MVKKTKTKIYLIPFQFIYHCLLIIYTPIYLFFQLISRIFFYENIDKLDGYQFERYVGDLLKADHFYDISLTQGSNDYGIDILAKKGKDKYAIQCKKYSSKVGVHAVQQVSSGCLYYQCDHAIVITNSVYTSQAITLANSLHVLLWDGAVLKKLINQKQTTKKRLLAFAILTLVVVLWYT, encoded by the coding sequence ATGGTTAAAAAAACAAAAACAAAAATATATTTAATACCTTTTCAATTTATATATCATTGTCTTCTTATTATCTATACACCTATTTATTTATTTTTTCAATTGATAAGTCGTATTTTCTTCTATGAAAATATTGATAAATTAGATGGTTATCAATTTGAAAGATATGTTGGAGATTTATTAAAAGCCGATCACTTTTATGATATCTCTTTAACACAAGGTAGTAATGATTATGGGATAGATATATTAGCGAAAAAAGGAAAAGATAAATATGCAATTCAATGCAAAAAATATAGCTCCAAAGTTGGTGTTCATGCCGTACAACAAGTAAGTAGTGGATGCTTATATTATCAATGTGATCACGCTATCGTCATTACCAATAGTGTTTATACAAGTCAAGCTATCACACTAGCTAATAGCTTACATGTCCTACTTTGGGATGGTGCTGTTCTTAAAAAATTAATAAACCAGAAACAAACAACAAAAAAGCGTTTACTTGCTTTTGCTATACTTACGTTGGTAGTTGTTTTGTGGTATACTTAA